In one Corallococcus sp. EGB genomic region, the following are encoded:
- a CDS encoding YiiX/YebB-like N1pC/P60 family cysteine hydrolase, with amino-acid sequence MSSASLLAAWLTLASPPAEPASPPPGPAAEQAPRDIYALDDAAFVAQARRDLETLRLGTEGLRRLREEAFRSKALYRRDQDVPYTPDEKQLLVSTWAAFFDCFVTTEVVRQRYWDFLKVPALTQPKKHAWGFLLTHAALAAELAQGMAFADLAGSQKQLEVLLDEPGPEYGLPARAFSRFKEKVVHVGTSTQLFTGDGYRATLHPVLARSGVLDEPGVSALFQAMREDSKAARTRLLKRGPVLFAKAAADLTQDTTARAVFPVQKTVAEWMGDTRVHRSGRPLISREQALALLPRMEPGDVMVARQNWFLSNIGLPGFWPHAELYVGTSRELSQAFDAEPGVKAWVATLPGHPETFTAHLAKAFPAKWAEYTRPDAHGDPVRIIESISEGVSFTGVEHGMHVDYLGVLRPRLSPLDKARAILRAFTFQGRPYDFNFDFFSDQSLVCTELVWKSYAPSKDMKGLDIPLVSVAGRRTLPANEIVRVFDAEYGQPGRQFDFVAFLDGREAQGDAVEANAEAFRYTYRRMKWDIAQE; translated from the coding sequence ATGTCCTCCGCTTCCCTGCTCGCCGCCTGGCTCACGCTCGCCAGCCCTCCCGCCGAACCGGCGTCCCCTCCGCCCGGCCCCGCCGCCGAGCAGGCCCCGCGCGACATCTACGCGCTGGATGACGCCGCCTTCGTCGCCCAGGCCCGCCGGGACCTGGAGACGCTGCGCCTGGGGACGGAGGGGCTGCGCCGGCTTCGTGAGGAGGCCTTCCGCTCCAAGGCGCTGTACCGGCGCGACCAGGACGTGCCCTACACGCCGGACGAGAAGCAGCTCCTGGTGTCCACCTGGGCCGCGTTCTTCGACTGCTTCGTCACCACGGAGGTGGTGCGCCAGCGCTACTGGGACTTCCTCAAGGTGCCCGCCCTCACCCAGCCGAAGAAGCACGCCTGGGGCTTCCTCCTCACCCACGCGGCGCTCGCCGCGGAGCTGGCGCAGGGCATGGCCTTCGCGGACCTCGCCGGGAGCCAGAAGCAGCTGGAGGTGCTCCTGGATGAGCCCGGCCCGGAGTACGGCCTGCCCGCGCGCGCCTTCAGCCGCTTCAAGGAGAAGGTCGTCCACGTGGGCACCAGCACGCAGCTCTTCACGGGCGACGGCTACCGCGCGACGCTGCACCCGGTGCTGGCGAGGTCCGGCGTGCTGGACGAGCCCGGCGTCTCCGCGCTCTTCCAGGCCATGCGCGAGGACAGCAAGGCGGCCCGCACGCGCCTCCTGAAGCGAGGCCCGGTGCTCTTCGCGAAGGCCGCCGCGGACCTCACCCAGGACACCACCGCCCGCGCGGTGTTCCCGGTGCAGAAGACGGTGGCGGAGTGGATGGGGGACACCCGCGTGCACCGCTCGGGCCGTCCGCTCATCTCCCGGGAGCAGGCGCTGGCGCTGCTGCCGCGCATGGAGCCCGGGGACGTGATGGTCGCGCGCCAGAACTGGTTCCTGTCCAACATCGGACTGCCGGGCTTCTGGCCGCACGCGGAGCTGTACGTGGGCACCTCGCGGGAGCTCTCCCAGGCCTTCGACGCGGAGCCTGGCGTGAAGGCCTGGGTGGCCACCCTGCCCGGCCATCCGGAGACGTTCACCGCCCACCTGGCGAAGGCCTTCCCCGCCAAGTGGGCGGAGTACACCCGGCCGGACGCGCACGGCGACCCGGTGCGCATCATCGAATCCATCAGCGAGGGCGTGAGCTTCACCGGCGTGGAGCACGGCATGCACGTGGACTACCTGGGCGTCCTGCGGCCCCGGCTGTCCCCGCTGGACAAGGCCCGCGCCATCCTGCGCGCCTTCACCTTCCAGGGCCGCCCGTACGACTTCAACTTCGACTTCTTCTCCGACCAGTCGCTGGTGTGCACGGAGCTGGTGTGGAAGTCCTACGCCCCCTCAAAGGACATGAAGGGTCTGGACATCCCCCTGGTGAGCGTGGCGGGCCGGCGCACGCTGCCGGCGAACGAAATCGTGCGCGTGTTCGACGCGGAGTACGGCCAGCCCGGCCGGCAGTTCGACTTCGTCGCCTTCCTGGACGGGCGGGAGGCCCAGGGGGACGCCGTCGAAGCAAACGCCGAGGCCTTCCGTTACACCTACCGGCGCATGAAGTGGGACATCGCGCAAGAGTGA
- a CDS encoding SirB1 family protein, whose protein sequence is MSFPSGFGPPLARERLVSSLAAEPPRLDLAALAIATLGREDLDAPACLRTLDALGARVQVEAERLREKGEALAPLRALRHVLADIEGFRGNEEDYHAPDNSFLDQVLERKVGLPITLSVLYLEVARRAGIPLYGVPFPGHFLVACDAGDHKLVMDPFHHGDILTEHGCEELLKRVAPQLKFDRSMLAPAPVELIAYRMLSNLRRVYLGRDDSQQGLAVVDLLLLLAPDHPGELRTRASLLTTMGAFRAALKDVERCLELSPDAPDRERLEMSARELRERAELLN, encoded by the coding sequence GTGAGCTTTCCCTCTGGATTCGGCCCTCCGCTCGCGCGCGAGCGGCTGGTGTCTTCCCTGGCCGCGGAGCCTCCGCGGCTGGACCTGGCGGCCCTGGCCATCGCGACGCTGGGCCGCGAGGACCTGGATGCTCCGGCGTGTCTGAGGACGCTGGACGCGCTCGGCGCGCGGGTGCAGGTGGAGGCGGAGCGGCTGCGCGAGAAGGGCGAGGCGCTGGCCCCGCTGCGCGCGCTTCGCCACGTGCTGGCGGACATCGAGGGCTTCCGGGGCAACGAGGAGGACTACCACGCCCCGGACAACAGCTTCCTGGACCAGGTGCTGGAGCGGAAGGTGGGGCTGCCCATCACGCTGTCGGTGCTGTACCTGGAGGTGGCGCGCCGCGCGGGCATTCCGCTGTACGGCGTCCCCTTCCCCGGCCACTTCCTGGTGGCGTGCGACGCAGGCGACCACAAGCTGGTGATGGACCCCTTCCACCACGGCGACATCCTCACCGAGCACGGCTGCGAGGAGCTGCTCAAGCGCGTGGCGCCGCAGCTCAAGTTCGACCGGTCCATGCTCGCGCCCGCGCCGGTGGAGCTCATCGCGTACCGCATGCTGTCCAACCTTCGCCGCGTGTACCTGGGGCGCGACGACAGCCAGCAGGGCCTGGCGGTGGTGGACCTGCTCTTGCTGCTGGCGCCGGACCATCCGGGAGAGCTGCGCACCCGCGCGTCGCTGCTCACCACGATGGGCGCCTTCCGCGCGGCCTTGAAGGACGTGGAGCGCTGCCTGGAGCTGTCACCGGACGCGCCGGACCGCGAGCGCCTGGAGATGTCCGCGCGGGAGCTGCGCGAGCGGGCGGAGCTGCTCAACTAG
- a CDS encoding DUF2795 domain-containing protein, producing the protein MAYGKAEDLSRSITPHLDGVEYPATREELVETAADNEAPVDIINILKSLPQDEYMLREHVLRDLAEAERRFAMNGLPDDDGVDRDRRNIGRDRVEGASEGETRHP; encoded by the coding sequence ATGGCTTACGGAAAGGCGGAGGACCTCTCGCGCTCCATCACCCCGCACCTGGATGGGGTGGAGTACCCGGCGACGCGCGAGGAACTCGTCGAGACCGCCGCGGACAACGAGGCCCCGGTCGACATCATCAACATCCTCAAGTCCCTGCCGCAGGACGAGTACATGCTGCGCGAGCACGTGCTGCGCGACCTGGCGGAGGCCGAGCGCCGCTTCGCGATGAACGGGCTGCCGGACGACGACGGCGTGGACCGCGACCGGCGCAACATCGGGCGCGACCGCGTCGAGGGTGCCTCCGAGGGCGAGACGCGCCACCCCTAG